The following is a genomic window from Strongyloides ratti genome assembly S_ratti_ED321, chromosome : 1.
GGGTATTTAAAAAGCAACAATGTGTCAGTTCGTATTGTCAGACGATTGTCCTAACTGACCATGATACCGGTAATGCTTTTACAATTAGAGGATGTGCAGAACATTTTGGTGCTATTGATACTAAATATTTAGAGGAAAGAGATGATAATTCATGTACAAAATTACATGATAATCTAGAAATGTATGAATGTATATGTAAAAATCGTAAATATTGTTATGCAGGAAATGAAAGAAATATTCCTGATAGTAGTATTAATATTATGGCACAAAAATCAATTcaaattatagaaaataataatactattaaaaattctaacaATCTGATATggaattttattgtaattattGGATTTTtcatgtatttttttattttaaatgaataacataatatttttataataattttttttaaaaaaatttatactataattcatattataaattttataaacatttttgtatataataaaaataataattaattaggTTGTAAATGTATTTGAAATTTTGCCCCTGGTATCAATTCTGTTGATGCTGTAACGATAGCCTTAACATTTAATGAATGTAAGGCACCACGTATTATACCTGATGGAAGTGCCAAATAATAACCACTTTTTGATACAAATCGTTTTCCATGTgaaaaattcattaataatgaaaatttattatcaaaaataacaaatattccCTGATTATTAGTTTTAAGGTTATCAGCttgttttgaaaatataaataaccaaaattctttacatataaatttcattatttctAATGATGAAGATAATCTATTTGTGTCTTTTGAAACTTTTTCACATATTGTTTGCCCAATCCTAAATCCCATTAATTCTAATCTTGTTTCAACAGATCCCTAAGTTTTGTTATGTAAATtaagatattaataatagtattaCCTGTGTAAAAAGTTGTGAAATAACTGGATCATCTTGTTTTAATATACCACAAACATCTAATTctccattattttttaaagaccattctttttttttcttattaatagATTCAACACATGAAGTAtgatatttaacaatttccATGTGTAGTAAATTATAAGCTAATAATGAGGTATTACTTgacatatttattaattattttttttaataaacaatttttggATACACAATTTGTATTGAGCCGCGCCGTATTTCcctttaaatgttatttgtatttgtttaattttataatattattttactttgaacaatcatatatatataaagtaaaaaagatttttatatagaattttaaaaataattatgttatttacttatattaaacttatttagttactatttataatttttataagccattaatctttttttttatattatgaattaataattatttacagtgtaattaaaataaataacaagAAAACATTTCCgataaaataagtttaaaaaaaatatgcatATAGCAACACAAAAGTATAggaaatttatttcaaattaaaaaatattgataaagttaaataaaagaaatttatgatatttattaaaaagaatttaaataaattattaaaattttatttattaatatatattaaaaaaaaattagttttaaaaattttaataattaaaaaaaaatttgcataaatatgtttgt
Proteins encoded in this region:
- a CDS encoding Transport protein particle (TRAPP) component family and NO signalling/Golgi transport ligand-binding domain-containing protein is translated as MSSNTSLLAYNLLHMEIVKYHTSCVESINKKKKEWSLKNNGELDVCGILKQDDPVISQLFTQGSVETRLELMGFRIGQTICEKVSKDTNRLSSSLEIMKFICKEFWLFIFSKQADNLKTNNQGIFVIFDNKFSLLMNFSHGKRFVSKSGYYLALPSGIIRGALHSLNVKAIVTASTELIPGAKFQIHLQPN